The sequence below is a genomic window from Brevibacillus laterosporus.
CGCATCTGCTTCTTTGATTGCATCTAAAGCTTCAATCAGAGGACGCGCATCTGCTGGATCTAGAAAGACTCGCTTGATCTTCTTTCCTGACAACGGGATTTGTGATTCTCCTGAGACGATTGTTCCGTCTTCCATTTCCGCTTTTAACAGGATAGATTGAGTAGATGATGGCAACACATCCCCGCGTACCGCTAAAACCCTGCTGAGTGCCTTTACGGCCGTGACAAAGTCCCCTGTAATATCATTCATGGCAGCAAGCAACAGATTTCCTAAATTATGACCAGCTAAGCCAGTTCCGGTGTTAAATCGATATTGCATCAACTGCTTCATTAATGGTTCTGCGTCAGCAAGTGATGTTAACACGTTGCGAATATCTCCTGGGGGTAACATATCCATCTCTTCCCGAAGACGCCCTGAGCTTCCGCCATCATCAGCAACCGTAACAACAGCCGTGATATGAACAGCCTCTTCTTTCAAACCGCGTAACAGGACGGACAGACCTGTCCCTCCTCCTATTACCACGACTTTCAACATTTCTTCTCTTTGTTGCATGTTCGTGCCTCTCCCTAATGCCATAGGTCACCTCGATTCCCTTTGTTGAGAGTTCTTTGGTGCTGATTCCCATTTATTCTTTTCTTATCATCTTATGTTATTTATTCTTTTCGATGTCACGATGTGTAACGCGAACCTGATAATCTTTACGGAACGTTTCACCAATATGCTCTGCAATTGCCACAGATCGATGCTTTCCGCCTGTACATCCGATACCGACGACTAGCTGACTTTTCCCTTCCCGTTGATAATGAGGAATGGTAAAATTCAGAAAATCGATCAGCCGTGTCAAAAATTCTTGTGTATCGGTCCATTTCATGACGTAATTAGCGACATCGCTATCACAACCCGTTTTTGGTCGCAAATCATCAACATAATGCGGATTCGGTAAAAAGCGCACATCAAAGACTAAGTCAGCATCAATCGGAATGCCATACTTAAAGCCAAATGACTGAACATTAAGGGTCCATTCAGAGCTTTGTTGTGAGTACTGATTTATAATTTTATCACGAAGCTGCATTGGCTTCATTTGACTTGTATCAATAATTTGATTTGCTCTGCCCTTTAAATCTTGAAGAAGTCTACGTTCAGCCATAATTCCCTCTAAAGGCGTACCTGTTGGGGAAAGGGGATGGCGTCTTCTTGTTTCTTTATAGCGACGAACCAGGTTTTGATCATTCGCATCTAAGAATAGAATCTGAAAATGTATTCCTTCTCTTTCTGATAATCCATCAATAGCATCAAAAAGACTGTCAAAGAATTCACGCCCGCGTAAATCAATGACAAGAGCTACTCGTTCAATCCCACGTCCCGACTGAATAATAAGCTCTGCGAATTTAGGAATAAGGATTGGTGGCAAATTATCTACACAGAAAAAACCTAGATCCTCTAGACTTTGCACAGCTGTGGTTTTCCCCGCTCCTGACATGCCTGTAATAATGAGTAAGTTTACTGCTTTTTGTTTACTATCTTCACCCATTTTCTCGCCTCCATCCTCCTCTAAGGATACCATATGTCACACTCCCCAGTAAGCTTTTCCTTATTATTCATGCAAGAAAACCCAAATTTTTCCGGCCAAAAAAAAAGACGTGGTCTATCCGCAGACCACGCAATCAAGGTTATATAGAAAAAGGGGGCAATTCACATTCAATAAAGTAACTATCTGTATTGTACCCGCCTAATATTTCAGTAGTGTTACAAGGATTTTACGATATTGTAACATCCTGCTCTTTTAGTCGTTCCTCTAAATCTTCTACGTAGATTTGAGCATTTTGAGCAGCAATAGAACCATCGCCTGTAGCTGTTACAACCTGACGTAGTAATTTCTCACGCACGTCACCAGCAGCAAAGACTCCCTCTACATTCGTACGCATTACTTCATCAGTTGGGATATAGCCTCCGTCATTGGTAATACCCAGGCTTTTAACTGCTTCGGTCAATGGATCCATACCCACGTAAATAAATACGCCATTTGTTGGATATTCGGTTTGCTCACCAGTCTTCAGGTTTTCCAATAAAACGCCTGTTACTAGGTTATCACCGCGAATTTCTTTAACAACGGTGTCCCAGATAACATTAATTTTCTCATTTTCGAAAGCACGCTTCTGGATAATTTTTTGTGCACGGAATTCATCGCGACGATGCACAATCGTTACCTTGGTTGCAAAACGAGTTAGGAAAATAGCTTCCTCAACAGCTGAATCGCCTCCACCAACTACAACGAGTTCCTTGTTTCGGAAGAAAGCTCCGTCACAAACAGCACAATAAGATACTCCACGACCAGAATATTCTTTTTCACCAGGTGCTCCTAATAGACGATGTTCTGCTCCAGTAGCCACGATAATCGATTTTGCTTTGTATTCCTTATCGCCTACTATTACGGTCTTGTATGGATTGCCATCGCGGATTTCTTTGATGTCTCCATATTGATATTCTGCTCCAAACTTTTGTGCATGCTCAAACATTTTATTAGACAAGTCAGGTCCTAAAATGCTGGTGAAACCAGGAAAGTTTTCAATATCCTCGGTATTAGCCATTTGTCCGCCCGGAATACCGCGCTCCAGCATTAGAGTAGACATGTTCGCTCGAGATGTATAGACAGCTGCCGTCATTCCGGCTGGTCCCGCCCCTGCAATAATTACATCATAGATTTTTTGGTCGCTCATAAAGTAACTCCTCCTTGGTGGGAATTAGCCTCTTCTATCATCAATATATAACACAGTTTCTTTATAGATTGTAACGTTATAAGATAACAGATTATACTTATTATAAAATAAGAATTCTTTTTAATCAATATAAGACAAAGCCCGTAAACATTTTGTCAAAGTTGACTTAGAAACTCCGTATTGCTCAGCAATACTATTCTGGGAAATTTTATGAATGCCCTTCGCTCTTTCATATAAGTAATCTAATGCAGCTGCCCATGCCTCCAGCTTACGAACTTGAATTTGTTCTTTTTGACTAATGTAGTATTTCCACTGGTGAATCATCCACTCACGCTTCTCTTGATCGGTTGGTGAGGATAATTGTTCCGTAATAATGAACTCCACTTGATCGGTTATCGTTTGTTTGTGTGAAGT
It includes:
- the trxB gene encoding thioredoxin-disulfide reductase; the protein is MSDQKIYDVIIAGAGPAGMTAAVYTSRANMSTLMLERGIPGGQMANTEDIENFPGFTSILGPDLSNKMFEHAQKFGAEYQYGDIKEIRDGNPYKTVIVGDKEYKAKSIIVATGAEHRLLGAPGEKEYSGRGVSYCAVCDGAFFRNKELVVVGGGDSAVEEAIFLTRFATKVTIVHRRDEFRAQKIIQKRAFENEKINVIWDTVVKEIRGDNLVTGVLLENLKTGEQTEYPTNGVFIYVGMDPLTEAVKSLGITNDGGYIPTDEVMRTNVEGVFAAGDVREKLLRQVVTATGDGSIAAQNAQIYVEDLEERLKEQDVTIS
- a CDS encoding YvcK family protein — its product is MQQREEMLKVVVIGGGTGLSVLLRGLKEEAVHITAVVTVADDGGSSGRLREEMDMLPPGDIRNVLTSLADAEPLMKQLMQYRFNTGTGLAGHNLGNLLLAAMNDITGDFVTAVKALSRVLAVRGDVLPSSTQSILLKAEMEDGTIVSGESQIPLSGKKIKRVFLDPADARPLIEALDAIKEADAIILGPGSLYTSILPNLLVNGVFETILESSAPKVYICNVMTQPGETDNFTAYDHVRALYDHVGVEFLDTIVVNTEQVPEDYLAKYAEKNAYPVLCDMDKLKDLGVTIVAEPMITYGELYLRHDAKRVSQEIVAILRQIISQLERK
- the rapZ gene encoding RNase adapter RapZ, coding for MVSLEEDGGEKMGEDSKQKAVNLLIITGMSGAGKTTAVQSLEDLGFFCVDNLPPILIPKFAELIIQSGRGIERVALVIDLRGREFFDSLFDAIDGLSEREGIHFQILFLDANDQNLVRRYKETRRRHPLSPTGTPLEGIMAERRLLQDLKGRANQIIDTSQMKPMQLRDKIINQYSQQSSEWTLNVQSFGFKYGIPIDADLVFDVRFLPNPHYVDDLRPKTGCDSDVANYVMKWTDTQEFLTRLIDFLNFTIPHYQREGKSQLVVGIGCTGGKHRSVAIAEHIGETFRKDYQVRVTHRDIEKNK